One segment of Mycolicibacterium sp. YH-1 DNA contains the following:
- a CDS encoding fatty acyl-AMP ligase, translating to MDREALCDSGDAYEIKIEDHLDAAGGIALPDGATLTAYLDRNIATLGDTPAYRYLNFSTADRDGRAVELTWNRLGTRLRAVGARLQQITERGDRVAILAPQGIDYVVGFFAAIASGAIAVPLFAPELPGHAERLDAVIADADPTVLLTTTAAAESVRDFLRRIPRHRRPRVLAVDAVPDSVGSAFNQTALDSDDIAYLQYTSGSTRTPAGVVITHRAVCTNVLQMILAGGLDRSTRSISWLPLYHDMGLMMIMFPALCGGHITLMDPLAFVRRPHRWIKQLAEESAHGRTFAAAPNFAYELAAKRGLPADGESLDLRNVAGLLNGSEPVTMAAIDSFTMAFARYGLPATAIKPSYGMAEATLSVATIAPDAQPSEIYLHREHLGHNRAVPVAPEDPNAVAHVSCGQVIRSQWGVIVDPESGAELPDGEIGEIWLHGDNIGLGYWGREHETEVVFRNKLQSRLEEHSHAEGSDIGGVWLRTGDLGVYLDGELYIIGRIKDLVIIDGRNHYPNDIETTVSEASAAVRAGFVAAFSLPANELSGAHTADSTGEKLVVIAERAVGAGRAPQEPVAQAIRAAVARRHAIAVADVLLVAAGAIPRTTSGKLARRACRAQYVAGALSSSRDS from the coding sequence GTGGATCGGGAAGCCTTGTGCGACAGCGGCGATGCCTATGAAATCAAGATCGAGGATCATCTCGATGCGGCAGGTGGAATCGCGCTGCCCGACGGGGCCACTCTGACGGCATACCTCGATCGCAACATCGCGACGCTGGGAGACACGCCGGCCTACCGATACCTGAATTTCAGCACCGCGGACCGCGACGGACGCGCCGTCGAACTGACCTGGAATCGACTGGGAACCAGACTGCGGGCTGTGGGCGCTCGACTGCAGCAGATCACCGAACGCGGTGATCGGGTGGCGATCCTGGCTCCACAGGGAATCGACTATGTCGTCGGCTTCTTTGCGGCTATCGCCAGCGGCGCCATCGCCGTGCCCCTGTTCGCGCCGGAGTTGCCCGGTCATGCAGAGCGACTCGACGCAGTGATCGCCGACGCGGATCCCACTGTCCTGCTCACGACAACCGCTGCCGCCGAATCCGTCAGGGACTTCCTCCGGAGAATTCCGCGGCATCGACGTCCGCGCGTCCTCGCCGTCGATGCGGTGCCCGATTCGGTGGGCTCGGCGTTCAACCAGACAGCGCTGGACTCCGACGACATCGCCTATCTGCAGTACACATCCGGTTCGACCCGCACGCCCGCCGGTGTGGTGATCACCCACCGCGCCGTATGCACCAACGTGTTGCAGATGATCCTCGCCGGTGGCCTGGATCGGAGTACTCGCAGCATCAGCTGGCTGCCGCTGTATCACGACATGGGACTGATGATGATCATGTTCCCCGCGTTGTGCGGTGGTCACATCACCTTGATGGATCCGCTGGCATTCGTCCGACGACCCCACCGCTGGATCAAGCAACTGGCAGAGGAATCCGCCCACGGCCGGACCTTCGCGGCGGCGCCGAACTTCGCCTACGAACTCGCCGCCAAGCGGGGCCTCCCGGCCGACGGTGAAAGCCTGGACCTGCGCAACGTGGCCGGTCTGCTCAACGGATCCGAACCCGTCACGATGGCGGCCATCGACAGCTTCACCATGGCCTTTGCGCGCTACGGACTGCCGGCCACGGCGATCAAGCCGTCCTACGGGATGGCCGAGGCCACTCTGTCGGTCGCGACCATCGCCCCTGACGCTCAACCGAGCGAGATCTACCTCCACCGCGAGCACCTCGGTCACAATCGAGCGGTACCGGTGGCACCCGAGGACCCGAACGCGGTTGCTCACGTCTCGTGCGGCCAGGTGATACGTAGCCAGTGGGGTGTCATAGTCGACCCCGAGAGTGGGGCCGAGCTACCAGACGGCGAGATCGGCGAGATCTGGTTGCACGGCGACAATATCGGCCTCGGCTACTGGGGTCGGGAACACGAGACCGAGGTGGTCTTCCGTAACAAGCTGCAGTCGCGGCTGGAGGAGCACAGCCACGCCGAGGGCTCCGATATCGGCGGCGTGTGGTTGCGAACGGGCGATCTTGGTGTGTACCTCGATGGAGAGTTGTACATCATCGGCCGGATCAAAGACCTCGTCATCATCGACGGTCGCAACCACTACCCGAACGACATCGAGACCACCGTCTCCGAGGCCTCCGCAGCGGTGCGGGCCGGTTTCGTCGCCGCCTTCTCGCTGCCCGCCAACGAGTTGTCAGGTGCGCACACCGCTGACAGCACCGGCGAGAAATTGGTCGTGATCGCAGAGCGTGCGGTCGGCGCAGGCCGGGCCCCGCAAGAGCCTGTCGCACAGGCCATCCGGGCGGCCGTCGCGAGACGCCACGCCATCGCGGTGGCCGACGTACTGCTGGTTGCCGCCGGTGCGATACCGCGCACCACCAGCGGCAAACTCGCCCGCCGAGCCTGCCGGGCCCAGTACGTCGCAGGGGCCTTGAGTAGCTCGCGAGATAGCTGA
- a CDS encoding HNH endonuclease signature motif containing protein has translation MFDELVTEASTARGGSAVAAWARVEAAACARRLAAMVAILDARQSADDSASREQWYLDNWAAVCAEIGAAQQITPAAASSQLLVATSLRDRLPKVAALLATGALTYQLASAIVWRTALIKDADALRAVDTDLAAAIADWPPMSQHKTITTIDTFIERHDPHAIRRTQNKARGRSVDICLDDAGGLGSLWATLFAHDAKALDQRLHALAGTVCAQDPRTRDQRRADALGALAAGADRLACLCGQPDCDTTTPVPSSTVVYVITHDDTLTDHNDAIARQDAALDGAQPRLFDKPVRELTLTEALTDTDPGEPAATTPGVMIGGPVLAGPIIRRLALTTAIKRIIHPGNRPPEPRHTPSAALANFVRCRDLTCRFPGCDHPADRSDIDHTIPYPTGPTCASNLKCLCRKHHLLKTFYNGPDGWRDRQLPDGTIIWTAPDGQTYRTQPGSHLLFPSVCEPTAPVLARATTPGAGFTAANTGLTMPRRDTTRAQDRRRRIDEERRENQQAAQLAMANSIPPF, from the coding sequence ATGTTCGATGAGCTGGTGACCGAGGCCTCCACCGCCCGCGGGGGGAGCGCGGTCGCGGCGTGGGCCCGGGTGGAAGCCGCCGCGTGCGCACGCAGGCTCGCCGCGATGGTCGCGATACTCGACGCCCGCCAGTCCGCCGATGACTCCGCCTCCCGCGAACAGTGGTACCTGGACAACTGGGCAGCCGTCTGCGCCGAGATCGGCGCCGCCCAACAGATCACCCCCGCAGCCGCCTCCAGCCAACTACTCGTCGCGACCTCACTACGCGACCGGCTACCCAAAGTCGCCGCACTCCTCGCCACGGGCGCGCTGACCTACCAACTGGCCTCGGCCATCGTGTGGCGCACCGCCCTGATCAAGGATGCTGACGCCCTACGCGCCGTCGACACCGACCTGGCCGCCGCCATAGCGGACTGGCCGCCGATGTCCCAGCACAAGACCATCACCACCATCGACACCTTCATCGAACGCCACGACCCCCACGCCATACGACGCACCCAGAACAAGGCGCGCGGCCGATCGGTGGACATCTGCCTCGACGACGCCGGCGGACTCGGATCACTGTGGGCCACCCTGTTCGCCCACGACGCCAAGGCCCTCGATCAACGCCTGCATGCGCTAGCGGGCACGGTGTGCGCCCAGGACCCCCGCACCCGCGACCAACGCCGCGCCGACGCCCTGGGCGCACTGGCCGCCGGAGCCGACCGGCTCGCCTGCCTGTGCGGGCAACCCGACTGCGACACCACAACACCGGTCCCGAGTTCGACTGTGGTCTACGTGATCACCCACGACGACACCCTCACCGACCACAACGACGCCATCGCACGCCAGGACGCCGCCCTCGACGGCGCACAGCCCCGACTGTTCGACAAGCCGGTGCGCGAACTCACCCTGACCGAGGCCCTGACCGACACCGACCCCGGCGAACCCGCCGCCACCACACCCGGGGTCATGATCGGCGGCCCGGTCCTGGCCGGCCCGATCATCCGCCGCCTCGCCCTGACCACCGCGATCAAACGCATCATCCACCCCGGCAACAGACCACCCGAACCGCGCCACACCCCTTCGGCGGCACTGGCGAACTTCGTGCGCTGCCGCGATCTGACCTGCCGATTCCCCGGCTGCGATCACCCCGCCGATCGCAGCGACATCGACCACACCATCCCCTATCCGACCGGGCCGACGTGTGCGTCCAACCTCAAGTGCCTGTGCCGAAAACACCACCTGCTCAAGACCTTCTACAACGGCCCCGACGGCTGGCGCGACCGACAACTACCCGACGGCACCATCATCTGGACCGCGCCGGACGGGCAGACCTACCGCACCCAACCCGGCAGCCACCTGCTGTTCCCATCAGTGTGCGAACCCACCGCACCCGTGCTCGCGCGTGCCACCACACCGGGCGCCGGATTCACCGCCGCCAACACCGGGCTGACCATGCCCCGCCGCGACACCACCCGAGCGCAGGACCGCAGACGACGCATCGACGAGGAACGCCGCGAGAACCAGCAGGCGGCACAGCTGGCGATGGCCAACTCGATCCCACCCTTCTAG
- a CDS encoding primary-amine oxidase produces MSTSTIETVTDTAPAATDHPLNPLSADEIRAVRDVVEANGLLDDQVRFVYVALCEPHKSTVLAYRAGDRIDRHARVLLLDRATGIGRDLVVSVTERRIVSDAVVDGSADGHVPILDQEFEDIESFLLACPEWMAAMSKRDLDPAKVRAVPLSAGVFGHEDEVGRRIVRVLAFYQYDQADLPWAHPIDGVVAYVDLTRRTVVKVIDELHLPLPTERGEWDAEPHAVPPRTDLKPIEITQPEGASFSVNGNQITWADWSFRFGFDVREGLTLHQLTLRDGDRERPVVYRASIAEMVVPYADPSPVRYWQNYFDQGEYLFGRYTNSLELGCDCLGEIKYFDATIADEDGRPKVMKNAICLHEEDYGVLWKHTDMFNGMAETRRSRRLVISFFLTIGNYDYGFYWYLYLDGTIQLEAKATGIVFASAHRGPDGFSSEMAPGLGAPFHQHMFSARLDMSVDGDCNVVEEVDAVAVPIGPENPWGNAFRPERTRLTRESEAQRIADNLKARVWHITNPTKQNRLGQNVGYALHPEGQPVLLADPSSSIAKRAAFATKHLWVTKYDPAERYPAGDFVNQHPGDGGLPSFVAQDRDIDGEDIVVWHTFGLTHFPRPEDWPVMPVDYAGFKLKPVGFFDRNPALNVPAGPTSHCCED; encoded by the coding sequence TCTGCGAACCGCACAAGAGCACGGTGCTGGCCTATCGCGCCGGCGACCGCATCGACCGACACGCGCGAGTCCTGTTGTTGGACAGGGCCACCGGGATAGGTCGTGACCTAGTGGTGTCGGTCACCGAGCGACGTATCGTCAGTGACGCGGTGGTCGACGGCTCGGCGGACGGTCACGTGCCCATCCTCGATCAGGAGTTTGAGGACATCGAGTCCTTCCTGCTCGCGTGCCCGGAGTGGATGGCGGCGATGAGCAAGCGGGATCTCGATCCGGCCAAGGTGCGCGCGGTTCCGTTGTCGGCGGGCGTGTTCGGCCACGAGGATGAGGTCGGCAGGCGCATCGTGCGCGTGCTGGCGTTCTACCAGTACGACCAAGCCGACCTTCCGTGGGCGCATCCGATCGACGGCGTCGTCGCCTACGTCGACCTCACCAGGCGCACGGTCGTCAAGGTGATCGACGAACTCCACCTGCCGCTGCCCACGGAACGCGGGGAGTGGGACGCCGAGCCGCACGCGGTCCCGCCGCGGACCGATCTGAAACCCATCGAGATCACCCAGCCCGAAGGAGCGAGCTTCTCCGTCAACGGCAACCAGATCACCTGGGCGGACTGGTCGTTCCGGTTCGGATTCGACGTCCGGGAGGGGCTGACGCTGCACCAGCTCACGCTCCGTGACGGTGACCGGGAACGCCCGGTGGTCTACCGCGCGTCGATCGCCGAGATGGTGGTGCCGTACGCCGACCCATCCCCGGTGCGGTACTGGCAGAACTACTTCGACCAGGGTGAGTACCTGTTCGGTCGCTACACCAACTCGCTGGAACTCGGCTGCGACTGTCTGGGGGAGATCAAGTACTTCGACGCCACGATCGCGGACGAGGACGGCCGGCCCAAGGTGATGAAGAACGCGATCTGCCTGCACGAGGAGGACTACGGGGTGCTCTGGAAGCACACCGATATGTTCAACGGGATGGCCGAGACCCGGCGCTCGAGACGACTCGTTATCTCGTTCTTCTTGACGATCGGCAACTACGACTACGGGTTCTACTGGTACCTGTACCTCGACGGCACGATCCAGCTCGAGGCGAAGGCCACCGGCATCGTGTTCGCGTCGGCGCACCGGGGACCCGACGGCTTCTCCTCGGAGATGGCACCGGGTCTGGGTGCCCCGTTCCATCAGCACATGTTCTCGGCGCGTCTCGACATGTCGGTGGACGGTGACTGCAACGTCGTCGAGGAGGTCGACGCGGTCGCGGTACCGATCGGCCCGGAGAACCCGTGGGGCAACGCCTTCCGGCCCGAGCGGACACGACTTACCCGCGAATCCGAGGCGCAACGGATCGCCGACAACCTCAAGGCACGTGTCTGGCACATCACCAACCCGACCAAGCAGAACCGGCTGGGTCAGAACGTCGGCTACGCGCTGCACCCGGAGGGCCAGCCGGTGCTGCTCGCCGACCCGTCCAGCTCGATCGCCAAGCGGGCGGCATTCGCCACCAAGCACCTGTGGGTCACCAAATACGATCCCGCGGAGCGCTATCCGGCAGGTGACTTCGTCAACCAGCATCCGGGTGATGGCGGTCTGCCGTCGTTTGTCGCGCAGGATCGCGATATCGACGGTGAGGACATTGTCGTGTGGCACACGTTCGGGCTGACCCACTTCCCACGGCCCGAGGACTGGCCGGTGATGCCCGTCGACTACGCCGGGTTCAAGCTCAAGCCCGTCGGGTTCTTCGACCGCAATCCGGCGTTGAACGTCCCGGCGGGACCGACGTCCCACTGCTGCGAGGACTGA
- a CDS encoding VOC family protein, producing MSEPRTYPHGVPSWVDTVAQDLDEAKRFYSGLFGWTFTDAIPAEAPGSYLIATIDGQDVAAIASPEGDESATWRTYIAVDDADTTATAVENAGGTVTLAPVDAGPGGRLAVCVDPRGAEFRLWQARRRLGAQLVNVPGTWNFSDLQTTDPHAAAQFYSAVFGWEVDDVGFGTMVRRPGYGAHLAATVYPNILDVQSEASAPPGYEDAVAWMGIIGEGRQETWQVSFTVEDRDTSAATAERLGATVVHSEDSEWTRDATVRDPLGAQFVMSQLTPPKG from the coding sequence ATGAGCGAACCGAGAACCTACCCACACGGCGTCCCGAGTTGGGTGGACACCGTCGCCCAGGACCTCGACGAGGCCAAACGCTTCTACTCCGGGCTATTCGGCTGGACATTCACCGACGCGATACCCGCCGAGGCGCCGGGCAGCTACCTGATCGCCACCATCGACGGCCAGGATGTCGCCGCGATCGCCTCCCCAGAGGGCGACGAGTCCGCCACATGGCGCACCTACATCGCCGTCGATGACGCCGACACCACGGCCACTGCCGTCGAGAATGCCGGCGGCACCGTCACTCTGGCCCCCGTCGACGCCGGGCCCGGTGGCCGGCTCGCGGTCTGCGTCGACCCACGCGGTGCCGAGTTCCGGCTGTGGCAGGCCCGTCGCCGCCTCGGCGCACAACTCGTCAACGTGCCGGGCACCTGGAATTTCAGCGATCTGCAGACCACCGATCCGCACGCCGCGGCGCAGTTCTACTCCGCGGTGTTCGGCTGGGAGGTCGATGACGTCGGCTTCGGCACGATGGTGCGCAGGCCCGGCTACGGCGCCCACCTCGCTGCCACCGTCTACCCCAACATTCTCGATGTGCAGTCCGAGGCCTCGGCCCCGCCGGGATACGAGGACGCCGTCGCTTGGATGGGCATCATCGGTGAGGGCAGGCAGGAGACGTGGCAGGTGTCGTTCACCGTCGAGGACCGCGACACCTCAGCCGCCACCGCCGAACGCCTCGGCGCCACCGTGGTGCACAGCGAGGACTCCGAGTGGACGAGGGACGCGACAGTTCGCGACCCGCTGGGCGCACAGTTCGTGATGAGCCAGTTGACCCCGCCCAAGGGCTAA
- a CDS encoding FAD-dependent oxidoreductase, with the protein MHDIPTHDVDVLIVGAGPTGLTLAASLLLKGAAIALVDRQAEGANTSRAAAVNARTLEVLEPLDVSRRLIKEGIEAARFTIRDGAKVLLTIDFSGLSTRYPCTLLIPQSTTERLLLDRVRELGGDVIRAKVLTTIAQDADGATATFADGDTIRARYVVGADGMHSTVREQAGIGFSGGSYEHSFVLADARLTGDTPADEVKLFWAAEGLTVIAPLPDGSFRIVAPVDEAPDSPSARFVQDILDARGPGDLAVTDVVWGSRFRIHHRVADTYRAGRILLAGDAAHVHSPAGGQGMNLGIQDAIALAEALGAALNGDQHALDDYSATRRPIAEQVVALTDRLTKLATLPRALRPLRNGLLGVAGRIPAARRTLAGRLSGLVYR; encoded by the coding sequence ATGCACGACATCCCGACGCACGATGTCGACGTCCTCATCGTGGGAGCCGGCCCCACCGGCCTGACACTGGCGGCATCCCTGCTGCTCAAGGGCGCGGCCATAGCGCTCGTCGACCGGCAGGCCGAAGGCGCCAACACCTCGCGCGCCGCCGCCGTCAACGCCCGCACCCTGGAGGTGCTCGAGCCTCTCGACGTCAGCCGCCGACTCATCAAGGAGGGCATCGAAGCCGCCCGATTCACCATCCGTGACGGCGCTAAGGTCCTGCTGACGATCGACTTCAGCGGCCTGTCGACCAGGTACCCCTGCACGCTGTTGATCCCTCAGTCCACGACCGAACGCCTGCTGCTCGACCGGGTGCGTGAACTCGGCGGCGACGTGATCCGAGCCAAGGTCCTGACCACGATCGCGCAGGACGCGGACGGCGCCACCGCGACGTTCGCCGACGGTGACACGATCCGCGCCCGCTACGTCGTCGGCGCCGACGGTATGCACAGCACCGTCCGCGAACAGGCAGGCATCGGCTTCTCCGGCGGCTCGTATGAGCACTCGTTCGTCCTCGCCGACGCCCGGCTGACCGGGGACACTCCCGCCGACGAGGTGAAACTGTTCTGGGCAGCCGAGGGGCTCACCGTCATCGCTCCCCTGCCCGACGGATCGTTTCGCATCGTGGCCCCCGTCGACGAGGCCCCGGATTCGCCATCGGCGAGATTCGTCCAGGACATCCTCGACGCAAGAGGGCCTGGCGACCTCGCGGTCACCGACGTGGTGTGGGGGTCACGGTTCCGGATCCATCACCGCGTCGCCGACACCTACCGAGCGGGCCGGATCCTGCTCGCAGGCGATGCCGCCCACGTGCACAGCCCGGCCGGCGGTCAGGGCATGAACCTCGGCATCCAGGATGCGATAGCGCTCGCCGAGGCCCTAGGGGCCGCACTCAACGGCGACCAGCACGCGCTCGATGACTACAGCGCCACCCGGCGCCCCATCGCCGAGCAGGTCGTCGCATTGACCGACCGCCTCACCAAGCTCGCCACGCTGCCCCGCGCACTTCGCCCGCTGCGCAACGGGCTCCTTGGCGTCGCCGGGCGTATCCCCGCGGCCCGGCGGACGCTGGCCGGCCGACTGTCGGGCCTGGTCTACCGCTGA
- a CDS encoding TetR/AcrR family transcriptional regulator, translating to MGAKADQTKSVILTAARERFAESGYEAATIRAIAADAHIDPSMVMRYFGNKEQLFAAAAEFDLRFPDLSGVPRAGLGAAMVSHFLTRWEEDDALVVLLRSATTNTEAAQRIKDIFTAQLMPSIAKLAPDDAPRRTGLIATQMLGMALSRYVLKLPPVVAMSREELIDWLGPTLQRYALG from the coding sequence ATGGGCGCCAAGGCTGACCAGACGAAGTCCGTGATCCTGACGGCGGCGAGGGAGCGGTTCGCCGAATCGGGGTACGAGGCGGCGACCATCAGAGCCATCGCCGCCGACGCGCATATCGATCCGTCGATGGTGATGCGCTACTTCGGCAACAAGGAGCAGCTGTTCGCCGCCGCAGCCGAGTTCGACCTGCGGTTCCCGGATTTGTCCGGCGTACCGCGTGCCGGGTTGGGGGCCGCGATGGTGTCGCACTTCCTGACGCGGTGGGAGGAGGACGATGCCCTCGTTGTGCTGCTGAGGTCTGCCACCACCAACACCGAAGCGGCGCAACGCATAAAGGACATCTTCACCGCGCAGCTGATGCCCTCGATCGCCAAGCTGGCGCCCGACGACGCGCCGCGCAGGACTGGCCTGATCGCCACTCAGATGCTCGGCATGGCGCTGAGTCGATACGTGCTCAAACTGCCGCCCGTCGTCGCGATGAGCCGCGAGGAACTGATCGACTGGCTCGGCCCGACGCTGCAGCGCTACGCCCTCGGCTAG
- a CDS encoding alpha/beta fold hydrolase: MPSPTNAEHFDLGDFTLQSGFTLRDATLAYKTYGTLNAEKTNAIVYPTWYSGWHTDNEWLVGTDKALNPDEWFIIIPNMIGNGLSSSPSNTPPPYDRARFPAVTFYDQVEAQHKLVTEKFGISTIALVTGWSMGAGQTYQWAVSHPEMVQRAAPFCGSSKTSPHNKVFLESLIYALTADAVWADGDYSLDALPIKGLRAFARVYSGWGYSQAFYWEEAWRELGFTSFDDFLYGFWENFFRDGRDPNNLITMLHTWHSGNVGNTPGFGGDVEKALASIQCPLLAMPAEKDLYFPPEDEHWASQFIAQGEVRVIPGIWGHFAGGGVNAVDTAFIDAGIRDLLAKPGYSPQN, from the coding sequence ATGCCTTCGCCCACAAACGCCGAGCACTTCGACCTCGGCGACTTCACACTCCAGAGTGGTTTCACCCTGCGAGACGCGACACTCGCGTACAAGACGTACGGCACGCTCAACGCCGAGAAGACCAATGCCATCGTCTATCCCACCTGGTACTCGGGGTGGCACACGGACAACGAATGGCTGGTCGGCACCGACAAGGCGCTCAACCCCGATGAGTGGTTCATCATCATTCCGAACATGATCGGTAACGGGCTGTCGTCGTCACCGTCGAACACCCCGCCGCCCTATGACCGGGCGCGCTTTCCCGCCGTGACGTTCTACGACCAGGTGGAGGCGCAGCACAAACTGGTCACCGAGAAGTTCGGCATCTCGACCATCGCGCTCGTGACCGGATGGTCGATGGGCGCTGGCCAGACCTATCAGTGGGCTGTGAGTCACCCTGAGATGGTGCAACGCGCCGCACCGTTCTGCGGCTCGAGCAAGACCTCGCCGCACAACAAGGTGTTCCTTGAGTCGTTGATCTACGCGCTCACCGCGGACGCCGTGTGGGCCGACGGTGACTACTCCCTGGATGCACTACCCATCAAGGGATTACGCGCATTTGCCCGAGTGTACTCGGGCTGGGGTTACTCACAGGCGTTCTACTGGGAGGAGGCGTGGCGCGAACTGGGGTTCACCTCTTTCGACGATTTCCTGTATGGGTTCTGGGAGAACTTCTTCCGCGACGGGCGCGATCCCAACAACCTGATCACCATGCTCCACACCTGGCACAGCGGAAATGTCGGCAACACACCGGGATTCGGTGGAGACGTCGAGAAGGCACTTGCCTCAATCCAGTGCCCGCTACTGGCGATGCCGGCAGAGAAGGACCTCTACTTCCCGCCGGAGGACGAGCATTGGGCGTCTCAGTTCATCGCACAGGGTGAAGTGCGAGTCATTCCCGGCATCTGGGGTCATTTCGCCGGAGGTGGGGTGAACGCCGTCGACACAGCATTCATCGACGCCGGCATCCGGGACCTGCTCGCCAAACCGGGTTACTCCCCGCAGAACTGA